A single Sorex araneus isolate mSorAra2 chromosome 8, mSorAra2.pri, whole genome shotgun sequence DNA region contains:
- the LOC101554265 gene encoding cytochrome P450 2A13-like: protein MLVSGLLLVALLACLTVMVLMSVWQQRKLAGKLPPGPTPLPFIGNYLQLNTEQMYNSLMKLRDRYGPVFTVYLGARRVVVLCGQDAVKEALVDQAEEFSGRGEQATFDWIAKGYGVAFSSGERAKQLRRFSITTLRDFGFGKRGIEERIQEEAGFLIEAFRGTKGAFIDPTFYLSRTVSNVISSIVFGDRFDYEDKEFLSLLRMMLGSFQFTATSMGQLYEMFYPVMKHLPGPQQQAFKELQGLEDFIAKKVEQNQRTLDPNSPRNFIDSFLIRMREEQKNPNTEFFMKNLVMTTLNLFFAGTETVSTTMRYGFLMLMKHPDVEAKVHEEIDRVIGRNRQPKFEDRAKMPYVEAVIHEIQRFGDMIPMGLARRVTKDTKFRGFFLPKGTEVFPMLGSVLRDPKFFARPQDFNPQHFLDDKGQFKKSDAFVPFSLGKRYCFGEGLARMELFLFLTTIMQNFRFKSPQAPQDIDLSPKNVGFATIPPTYTMSFQPR from the exons ATGCTGGTCTCCGGGTTGCTCTTGGTGGCCCTGCTGGCCTGCCTGACCGTCATGGTGCTGATGTCAGTGTGGCAACAGAGGAAGCTGGCCGGCAAGCTGCCCCCCGGGCCGACCCCCTTACCCTTCATCGGGAACTACCTACAGCTGAATACGGAGCAGATGTACAATTCTCTCATGAAG CTTAGGGACCGCTATGGGCCCGTGTTCACCGTGTACCTGGGCGCCCGGCGCGTGGTGGTGTTGTGTGGTCAGGACGCGGTGAAGGAGGCGCTGGTGGACCAGGCGGAGGAGTTCAGTGGCCGAGGAGAGCAGGCCACCTTCGACTGGATTGCCAAAGGCTACG GCGTGGCCTTCAGCAGTGGCGAGCGCGCTAAGCAGCTGCGGCGCTTCTCCATCACCACGCTGCGGGACTTTGGCTTTGGCAAGCGCGGCATCGAGGAGCGCATCCAGGAGGAGGCGGGCTTTCTCATCGAAGCCTTCCGTGGCACAAAAG GTGCCTTCATCGATCCCACCTTCTACCTGAGCCGCACTGTCTCCAATGTCATCAGCTCCATTGTCTTCGGGGACCGATTTGACTATGAGGATAAAGAGTTTCTGTCACTCCTGCGGATGATGCTGGGAAGCTTCCAGTTCACAGCCACATCCATGGGCCAG CTCTATGAGATGTTCTACCCAGTCATGAAGCACCTGCCTGGGCCCCAGCAACAAGCCTTTAAggaactgcaggggctggaggattTTATCGCCAAGAAGGTGGAGCAGAACCAGCGAACTCTAGACCCCAACTCCCCACGGAACTTTATTGACTCCTTCCTCATCCGCATGCGGGAG GAGCAAAAGAACCCCAACACTGAGTTCTTCATGAAGAACTTGGTTATGACCACCCTAAACCTCTTCTTCGCGGGCACTGAGACGGTCAGCACCACCATGCGCTATGGCTTCCTGATGCTCATGAAACACCCCGATGTGGAGG ccaAGGTCCATGAGGAGATCGACCGGGTGATTGGCAGAAACCGCCAGCCCAAGTTTGAGGATCGAGCCAAAATGCCCTATGTGGAGGCTGTGATCCACGAGATCCAGAGATTCGGAGACATGATCCCCATGGGCCTGGCCCGCCGAGTCACCAAGGACACCAAGTTCCGTGGCTTCTTCCTCCCCAAG GGCACCGAAGTCTTCCCTATGCTGGGCTCCGTGCTGAGGGACCCCAAGTTCTTCGCCAGACCACaagatttcaatccccagcacttcctggATGACAAAGGCCAGTTTAAGAAGAGCGATGCTTTTGTGCCCTTCTCCCTTG GAAAGCGCTACTGTTTCGGAGAAGGCCTGGCTAGGATGgagctcttcctcttcctcaccaCCATCATGCAGAACTTCCGCTTCAAGTCCCCACAGGCCCCCCAAGACATCGACTTGTCCCCCAAAAACGTGGGCTTCGCCACCATCCCACCAACCTACACCATGAGCTTCCAGCCCCGCTGA
- the LOC129406786 gene encoding transcription factor E2F6, with protein MSQQRPARKLPSLLVDPAQETVRRRCRDPINVEGLLPSKIRINLEDNVQYVSMRKALKVKRPRFDVSLVYLTRKFMDLVRSAPGGILDLNKVATKLGVRKRRVYDITNVLDGIELVEKKSKNHIRWIGSDLNSFGAVPQQKKLQEELSDLSAMEDALDDLIKDCAQQLFELTDDKENERLAYVTYQDIHSIQAFHEQIVIAVKAPAETRLDVPAPREDSITVHIRSTKGPIDVYLCEVEQDHSNNKTSEGVKASSSESRHPEQPDKEENPSQPGEELLEVST; from the coding sequence ATGAGTCAGCAGCGGCCGGCGCGGAAACTGCCCAGCCTGCTCGTGGACCCGGCGCAGGAGACGGTGCGCCGCCGCTGCCGAGACCCCATCAACGTCGAGGGGCTGCTGCcatcaaaaataagaattaatttaGAAGATAATGTGCAATATGTGTCCATGAGAAAAGCTCTTAAAGTGAAGAGACCTCGTTTTGATGTGTCGCTGGTCTATTTAACTCGGAAATTCATGGATCTCGTCAGATCTGCCCCTGGGGGCATTCTCGACCTAAACAAGGTGGCGACCAAGCTGGGGGTGCGAAAGCGAAGAGTGTATGACATCACCAACGTCTTGGACGGCATAGAGCTGGTCGAAAAGAAATCCAAGAATCATATCCGATGGATAGGGTCCGACCTGAACAGTTTTGGAGCAGTGCCCCAGCAAAAGAAGCTACAGGAAGAGCTTTCTGACTTGTCGGCGATGGAGGACGCTCTGGATGACTTGATTAAAGACTGTGCTCAGCAGCTGTTTGAGCTAACGGATGACAAAGAAAACGAAAGATTAGCGTATGTGACATATCAAGATATCCACAGTATTCAGGCTTTTCATGAGCAGATTGTTATTGCAGTGAAAGCGCCAGCAGAAACCAGATTGGATGTTCCAGCTCCCAGAGAGGACTCTATTACAGTGCATATAAGGAGCACCAAGGGACCTATTGATGTTTatttatgtgaagtggagcaggaTCACTCAAATAATAAAACATCTGAAGGTGTGAAGGCCTCCTCTTCTGAAAGCAGACACCCAGAGCAGCCTGATAAAGAGGAAAATCCTTCACAGCCAGGTGAGGAGTTGCTTGAAGTGAGCACCTGA
- the LOC101553831 gene encoding cytochrome P450 2A13-like, with amino-acid sequence MLVSGLLLVALLACLTVMVLMSVWQQRKLAGKLPPGPTPLPFIGNYLQLNTEQMYNSLMKLRDRYGPVFTVYLGARRVVVLCGHDAVKEALVDQAEEFSGRGEQATFDWLFKGYGVVFSSGERAKQLRRFSITTLRDFGFGKRGIEERIQEEAGFLIEAFRGTKGAFIDPTFYLSRTVSNVISSIVFGDRFDYEDKEFLSLLRMMLGSFQFTATSMGQLYEMFYPVMKHLPGPQQQAFKELQGLEDFITKKVEQNQRTLDPNSPRDFIDSFLIRMREEQKNPNTEFYMKNLVLTTLNLFFAGTETVSTTMRYGFLLLMKHPDVAAKVHEEIDRVIGKNRQPKFEDRAKMPYVEAVIHEIQRYGDMLPMGLAHRVTKDTKFRGFFLPKGTEVFPMLGSVLRDPKFFARPQDFNPQHFLDENGQFKKNDAFVPFSLGKRYCFGEGLARMELFLFLTTIMQNFRFKSPQAPQDIDVSPKNVGFATIPPTYTMSFQPR; translated from the exons ATGCTGGTTTCCGGGCTGCTCCTGGTGGCCCTGCTGGCCTGCCTGACCGTCATGGTGCTGATGTCAGTGTGGCAACAGAGGAAGCTGGCCGGCAAGCTGCCCCCTGGGCCGACCCCCTTACCCTTCATCGGGAACTACCTACAGCTGAACACGGAGCAGATGTACAATTCTCTCATGAAG CTCAGGGACCGCTATGGGCCCGTGTTCACCGTGTACCTGGGCGCCCGGCGCGTGGTGGTGTTGTGTGGCCACGACGCGGTGAAGGAGGCGCTGGTGGACCAGGCGGAGGAGTTCAGTGGCCGAGGAGAGCAGGCCACCTTCGACTGGCTCTTCAAAGGCTACG GCGTGGTCTTCAGCAGTGGCGAGCGCGCTAAGCAGCTGCGGCGCTTCTCCATCACCACGCTGCGGGACTTTGGCTTTGGCAAGCGCGGCATCGAGGAGCGCATCCAGGAGGAGGCGGGCTTTCTCATCGAAGCCTTCCGTGGCACAAAAG GTGCCTTCATTGATCCCACCTTCTACCTGAGCCGCACTGTCTCCAATGTCATCAGCTCCATTGTCTTCGGGGACCGATTTGACTATGAGGACAAAGAGTTTCTGTCACTCCTGCGGATGATGCTGGGCAGCTTCCAGTTCACAGCCACATCCATGGGCCAG CTCTATGAGATGTTCTACCCAGTCATGAAGCACCTGCCTGGGCCCCAGCAACAAGCCTTTAAggaactgcaggggctggaggattTCATCACCAAGAAGGTGGAACAGAACCAGCGCACCCTGGACCCCAACTCCCCACGGGACTTTATCGACTCCTTCCTCATCCGCATGCGGGAG GAGCAAAAGAACCCCAACACCGAGTTCTACATGAAGAACTTGGTGCTGACCACCCTGAACCTCTTCTTCGCGGGCACTGAGACGGTCAGCACCACCATGCGCTATGGCTTCCTGCTGCTCATGAAGCACCCCGATGTGGCGG ccaAGGTCCATGAGGAGATCGACCGGGTGATTGGCAAGAACCGCCAGCCCAAGTTTGAGGATCGGGCCAAAATGCCCTATGTGGAAGCTGTGATCCACGAGATCCAGAGATACGGAGACATGCTCCCCATGGGCCTGGCCCACCGAGTCACCAAGGACACCAAGTTCCGTGGCTTCTTCCTCCCCAAG GGTACCGAAGTCTTCCCTATGCTGGGCTCCGTGCTGAGGGACCCCAAGTTCTTCGCCAGACCACaagatttcaatccccagcacttcctggATGAAAATGGCCAGTTTAAGAAGAACGATGCCTTTGTGCCCTTCTCCCTTG GAAAGCGCTACTGTTTCGGAGAAGGCCTGGCTAGGATGgagctcttcctcttcctcaccaCCATCATGCAGAACTTCCGCTTCAAGTCCCCACAGGCCCCCCAAGACATCGATGTGTCCCCCAAAAACGTGGGCTTCGCCACCATCCCACCAACCTACACCATGAGCTTCCAGCCCCGCTGA